Proteins encoded by one window of Micromonospora coxensis:
- a CDS encoding phosphatidate cytidylyltransferase, with amino-acid sequence MSHLDPYGGAEPRGWDRPERPAALPWPERDVEPWNRQAGPELHAGPQAPPRPHAHRPDEPVGDPYPLPGEGPGGPRGPGRAPGRPPVDDDAPTSQLAPVRDDDAPTSQIPVVRAEADDEPQRPSGRQRGRRRASAQRPPTQQRAPGRAGRNLPAAIGVGVALGALILVPLFFYLQAFLVVLAAAVAVGIWEMARAVRRSGAHPPVVPLIAGGVLTVGLAWFAGPDALSLGLLVTVLGTMIWRLGDGPAGFQRDLTAATLIAVYVPFLAGFAALLAAAPDDGHLRVLVTLVAVVLSDTGGYAAGVSFGKHPMAPSISPKKSWEGFAGSVAAAAAGSALLIWLLLDVAPWWGALFGIAVSGAAVLGDLAESMIKRDLGVKDMSNLLPGHGGLMDRLDSILFAVPTAYLLLAVFVPVVG; translated from the coding sequence CCGGAGCGCCCCGCCGCGCTGCCCTGGCCCGAGCGTGACGTCGAGCCGTGGAACCGACAGGCCGGCCCCGAGCTGCACGCCGGCCCGCAGGCCCCGCCGCGTCCGCACGCGCACCGTCCCGACGAGCCCGTCGGCGACCCGTACCCCCTGCCCGGCGAGGGTCCCGGTGGGCCCCGCGGCCCCGGCCGTGCCCCCGGCCGCCCGCCGGTCGACGACGACGCGCCCACCTCGCAGCTCGCCCCCGTGCGCGACGACGACGCGCCCACCTCGCAGATCCCGGTGGTGCGCGCCGAGGCCGACGACGAGCCGCAGCGGCCGTCCGGCCGGCAACGCGGCCGGCGTCGGGCCAGCGCGCAGCGGCCGCCGACGCAGCAGCGGGCGCCCGGCCGGGCCGGCCGGAACCTGCCGGCCGCGATCGGGGTCGGCGTCGCGCTCGGCGCGCTGATCCTCGTACCCCTCTTCTTCTACCTCCAGGCGTTCCTGGTCGTGCTGGCCGCCGCGGTCGCCGTGGGCATCTGGGAGATGGCCCGCGCGGTACGGCGCAGCGGCGCCCATCCGCCGGTGGTGCCGCTGATCGCCGGTGGCGTGCTGACGGTCGGGCTGGCCTGGTTCGCCGGGCCGGACGCGCTCAGTCTCGGCCTGCTGGTCACGGTGCTCGGCACGATGATCTGGCGGCTCGGCGACGGTCCGGCCGGCTTCCAGCGCGACCTCACGGCCGCCACCCTGATCGCGGTCTACGTGCCGTTCCTCGCCGGGTTCGCGGCGCTGCTCGCGGCGGCCCCCGACGACGGGCACCTGCGGGTGCTGGTGACCCTGGTCGCGGTGGTGCTCTCCGACACCGGCGGGTACGCCGCCGGGGTGTCCTTCGGCAAGCACCCGATGGCCCCGTCGATCAGCCCGAAGAAGTCCTGGGAGGGGTTCGCCGGCTCGGTCGCCGCGGCGGCGGCCGGCAGCGCCCTGCTGATCTGGCTGCTCCTGGACGTCGCGCCGTGGTGGGGCGCGCTGTTCGGGATCGCGGTCTCCGGCGCGGCGGTCCTCGGCGACCTGGCCGAGTCCATGATCAAGCGTGACCTGGGCGTGAAGGACATGAGCAATCTCCTGCCCGGGCACGGCGGCCTGATGGACCGGCTGGACTCGATCCTCTTCGCCGTTCCCACCGCCTACCTGCTGCTGGCGGTCTTCGTGCCGGTGGTGGGCTGA
- the rlmN gene encoding 23S rRNA (adenine(2503)-C(2))-methyltransferase RlmN, producing MTSLPVIPVDPDAPGRRPAMPPRHLADLDLSGRQALVTELGEPAFRAKQVSHHYFGRLVRDPEQMTDLPATTRERIAGSLLPTLLNPVRELACDDGATRKALWRLHDGSLVESVLMGYPDRVTVCISSQAGCGMACPFCATGQAGLTRNLSTAEIVDQAVYLAGVAASGKVAGSPPRLSHVVFMGMGEPLANYSRVVAAIRRLVAPAPEGLGLSQRHITVSTVGLVPAIRRLASEDLSVTLALSLHAPDDDLRDELVPVNQRWKVAEVLDSAWDYAARTGRRVSIEYAMIKDVNDQPWRADLLGRLLAGKLAHVNLIPLNPTPGSRWDASPKPVEREFVRRLREAGVSTTVRDTRGREIDGACGQLAAAEDSNTDAPRGRDRA from the coding sequence ATGACGAGCCTGCCTGTGATCCCCGTAGACCCCGACGCCCCCGGGCGGCGGCCCGCGATGCCTCCCCGCCACCTCGCCGACCTGGACCTGTCCGGGCGGCAGGCGCTGGTGACCGAACTGGGCGAGCCGGCGTTCCGCGCCAAGCAGGTCTCCCACCACTACTTCGGTCGGCTGGTGCGCGACCCGGAGCAGATGACCGACCTGCCGGCGACCACCCGGGAGCGGATCGCCGGGTCGCTGCTGCCCACCCTGCTCAACCCGGTACGCGAACTGGCCTGCGACGACGGGGCCACCCGCAAGGCGCTCTGGCGGCTGCACGACGGCTCGCTGGTGGAGAGCGTGCTGATGGGCTACCCGGACCGGGTGACCGTCTGCATCTCCAGCCAGGCCGGCTGCGGCATGGCGTGCCCGTTCTGCGCGACCGGCCAGGCCGGGCTGACCCGTAACCTCTCCACCGCCGAGATCGTCGACCAGGCCGTCTACCTGGCCGGCGTCGCCGCCTCCGGCAAGGTGGCGGGGTCGCCGCCGCGGCTGTCGCACGTCGTCTTCATGGGCATGGGCGAGCCGCTGGCTAACTACTCGCGGGTGGTCGCGGCGATCCGCCGGCTGGTCGCGCCGGCCCCGGAGGGGCTCGGCCTGTCCCAGCGGCACATCACCGTTTCCACGGTCGGGCTGGTCCCGGCCATCCGCCGACTGGCCAGCGAAGACCTCTCAGTGACCCTTGCGCTGTCGCTGCATGCGCCCGATGATGATCTGCGCGACGAACTCGTGCCGGTCAACCAGCGCTGGAAGGTAGCCGAAGTGCTGGACTCAGCGTGGGACTACGCGGCCCGGACAGGGCGCCGCGTGTCGATCGAGTACGCGATGATCAAGGACGTGAACGACCAGCCGTGGCGGGCGGACCTGCTCGGGCGGCTGCTGGCCGGCAAGTTGGCCCACGTGAACCTCATCCCGCTCAACCCGACACCCGGCAGCCGGTGGGACGCGAGCCCGAAGCCGGTCGAGCGGGAGTTCGTCCGACGGTTGCGCGAGGCCGGGGTGTCCACGACGGTGCGGGACACCCGGGGGCGCGAGATCGACGGCGCGTGCGGGCAGTTGGCGGCGGCCGAGGACAGCAACACCGACGCGCCGCGCGGGCGTGACCGGGCGTAG